From a single Vibrio tubiashii genomic region:
- a CDS encoding methyl-accepting chemotaxis protein has translation MKLKTQAYLLSGIILIALLALTATGLWTLRVASNLDNKARVTELFRSAYSILTEVEQMAIDGTLEEQQAKELATRLLRNNIYKDNEYVYVADEKMTFVATPLDPQLHGTSFHDFKDGDGNSVGQLILDVLGRKTGQMVEYTWTQKLPDGSIEEKLSIAEKTPHWGWVVGTGIGFNEVNARFWSTAQWQLVLCLGIAGAILATLIVSIRRMLTLLGGEPQEVRRAVQEVAKGNIQTTFENQADDGSIYQAVQQMSQSLAQLVSNLEGSMHDLRSELASVEDRAGSIAQLTDSQQQSTAMIATAMTEMASSASNVADSASDTARNTDEADKQSQHTQHLIHNTVDNIQGLATQLGTASQAVADLDNDVNNIVKVLDVIGDIAEQTNLLALNAAIEAARAGEQGRGFAVVADEVRNLAGRTQDSTKEIQQMISNLQEGSRNAIQTMEVCAETSESTVQESQNASEALQQIVVALESITQMSQQIATAAAEQTQVSDDISQRINMIEESGNQLSGVVTESHNSTQSLARLANELENWVSKFTVKH, from the coding sequence ATGAAACTTAAGACACAAGCTTATTTATTATCAGGAATTATCTTGATCGCCTTGCTTGCGTTAACCGCAACAGGTCTGTGGACTCTGCGCGTGGCAAGTAACTTAGACAACAAGGCTCGCGTAACTGAATTGTTCCGCAGCGCCTACAGTATCCTTACTGAAGTCGAGCAGATGGCGATCGACGGCACACTTGAAGAGCAACAAGCCAAAGAACTGGCAACGCGCTTGCTGCGCAACAACATCTACAAAGACAATGAGTATGTTTATGTTGCCGATGAGAAGATGACCTTTGTTGCCACCCCTCTTGATCCGCAGCTTCATGGAACAAGCTTCCATGACTTCAAAGATGGCGACGGTAACAGCGTTGGCCAACTCATTCTTGACGTGCTAGGTCGTAAAACTGGGCAGATGGTCGAGTATACTTGGACACAAAAACTGCCAGACGGCAGCATCGAAGAGAAGCTTTCTATCGCGGAAAAAACGCCTCATTGGGGCTGGGTGGTAGGAACCGGTATCGGCTTTAATGAAGTCAATGCTCGCTTCTGGTCTACGGCGCAATGGCAGCTGGTGCTCTGTTTGGGTATTGCGGGCGCTATCTTAGCCACATTAATTGTGTCAATCCGCCGCATGCTCACTCTTCTTGGGGGCGAGCCACAAGAAGTACGCCGAGCAGTTCAAGAAGTTGCGAAAGGCAACATCCAGACAACGTTTGAAAATCAAGCCGATGACGGCAGCATCTATCAAGCGGTTCAGCAGATGAGTCAGTCTTTGGCTCAATTAGTGAGTAATCTTGAAGGTTCAATGCATGACTTACGCAGCGAGTTGGCAAGTGTAGAAGATCGCGCGGGAAGTATTGCTCAGCTTACTGATTCTCAGCAGCAATCTACCGCTATGATCGCAACGGCAATGACAGAAATGGCCTCTTCGGCAAGCAATGTTGCCGATTCAGCCAGTGATACTGCAAGAAACACTGATGAAGCGGATAAACAGAGCCAGCATACTCAGCACCTGATCCACAATACCGTCGATAATATTCAAGGCTTAGCCACTCAACTTGGTACAGCGAGCCAAGCAGTCGCTGACCTAGATAACGATGTAAACAATATCGTTAAGGTTCTCGATGTTATTGGTGATATTGCCGAGCAAACTAACCTGCTAGCGCTTAATGCGGCTATCGAAGCAGCCCGCGCTGGTGAGCAAGGCCGTGGTTTCGCAGTGGTTGCCGATGAGGTTCGTAACCTAGCGGGTCGAACCCAAGACAGCACCAAAGAAATTCAGCAGATGATTAGCAACCTGCAAGAAGGCTCACGCAACGCAATCCAGACTATGGAAGTCTGTGCAGAAACCAGTGAAAGCACTGTTCAAGAGTCGCAAAATGCTTCTGAGGCATTGCAGCAAATCGTTGTCGCTCTAGAGTCTATTACTCAAATGAGTCAACAAATTGCCACTGCAGCGGCTGAACAGACCCAAGTGAGTGATGATATTTCTCAGAGAATCAATATGATCGAAGAGAGCGGCAACCAGTTAAGTGGCGTCGTTACTGAGAGTCATAACAGCACTCAAAGCCTAG
- the mltC gene encoding membrane-bound lytic murein transglycosylase MltC, translating to MRKLAYFLIAVTLTGCSREFVESLYDVNYEPTNRFAKNLAELPGQFQKDTAALDALISSFSGNIEKRWGRGEIKFAGKSNYVKYIDNYLSRSDVNFDKGLITIETVSPTDPKRHLKNAIVTTLLTPDDPANVDLFSSKDVKLEGQPFLYRQVVDQDKKAIQWSWRANRFADYLIANKLKVKNVDFKKAYYVEIPMVEEQFEIRSYKYADIVQRASRKYDIPEDLIYAIIKTESSFNPYAVSWANAYGLMQVVPKTAGKDVFKLVKKKSGQPSPEYLFNPENNIDTGTAYFYILKNRYLKDVSHPLSLEYSMISAYNGGTGGVLNTFNRNDRKRAMRDLNSLQPNQVYWALTKKHPNAEARRYLEKVTKFKKDFNSGKT from the coding sequence ATGAGAAAGTTAGCGTACTTTTTAATTGCAGTGACACTGACAGGCTGTAGCCGCGAGTTTGTAGAAAGCCTTTATGATGTCAATTACGAACCGACCAATAGATTTGCAAAGAACCTTGCAGAGCTACCCGGGCAATTTCAGAAAGACACTGCAGCTCTCGATGCGCTCATCAGCAGCTTTTCTGGCAACATTGAAAAACGCTGGGGACGAGGCGAAATTAAATTTGCTGGTAAAAGCAATTACGTAAAGTACATCGATAACTATCTTAGCCGCTCCGATGTCAACTTTGATAAAGGCTTGATTACTATAGAAACCGTCTCTCCGACTGACCCAAAGAGACACCTTAAAAACGCGATCGTCACTACCCTACTCACGCCTGACGATCCCGCTAACGTCGATCTGTTCTCTTCCAAAGACGTCAAACTTGAAGGGCAACCTTTTCTCTACCGACAAGTGGTCGATCAAGACAAGAAAGCGATTCAATGGTCTTGGCGCGCCAATCGTTTCGCTGATTATCTGATCGCGAATAAGCTAAAAGTGAAAAATGTCGACTTTAAAAAAGCTTATTACGTCGAAATTCCGATGGTCGAAGAGCAATTTGAGATTCGTAGTTACAAATACGCCGACATTGTTCAGCGCGCTTCTCGTAAGTATGACATTCCAGAAGACCTGATCTACGCAATCATCAAAACAGAAAGTAGCTTCAATCCATATGCGGTGAGCTGGGCGAATGCGTATGGCTTGATGCAAGTCGTGCCCAAAACAGCCGGAAAAGACGTCTTCAAATTAGTAAAGAAAAAGTCAGGGCAACCGTCACCGGAATACCTATTTAACCCAGAGAACAATATCGATACCGGTACCGCCTATTTCTATATTCTCAAAAATCGCTATCTGAAGGATGTCAGCCACCCACTTTCATTGGAGTACAGCATGATTTCTGCTTATAACGGAGGCACTGGGGGCGTACTCAATACCTTCAATCGCAATGACCGTAAACGTGCAATGCGCGATCTTAACTCACTGCAACCTAATCAAGTTTATTGGGCACTAACCAAAAAGCACCCTAATGCGGAAGCACGTCGTTATCTCGAAAAAGTTACCAAATTCAAAAAGGATTTTAACTCAGGCAAAACATAA
- a CDS encoding oxidative damage protection protein translates to MSRTVFCARLQKEADGLDFQLYPGELGKRIFDNISKQAWAEWQHKQTMLINEKKLNMMDPEHRKLIETEMVNFLFEGKDVHIEGYTPPSE, encoded by the coding sequence ATGAGCCGCACTGTATTTTGTGCTCGACTACAAAAAGAAGCCGATGGATTAGATTTCCAACTTTATCCAGGCGAGCTAGGCAAACGTATTTTTGATAACATTTCAAAGCAAGCTTGGGCTGAGTGGCAACACAAGCAGACCATGTTGATCAATGAAAAGAAGCTCAACATGATGGATCCTGAGCACCGCAAGTTGATCGAAACTGAAATGGTTAACTTCCTGTTTGAAGGTAAAGACGTTCATATCGAAGGCTACACTCCACCAAGCGAGTAA
- the mutY gene encoding A/G-specific adenine glycosylase, protein MTPFASAILDWYENYGRKSLPWQQDKTAYSVWLSEIMLQQTQVATVIPYYQRFLERFPTVVDLANAEQDEVLHLWTGLGYYARARNLHKAAKIVAQEYDGQFPLDIEQMNALPGIGRSTAAAVLSSVYKQPHAILDGNVKRTLARSFAVEGWPGQKKVENQLWQYAEEHTPDIDVDKYNQAMMDMGAMVCTRSKPKCTLCPVESYCIANKQGNPLDYPGKKPKKDKPIKETWFVMLHYQGQVWLEQRPQSGIWGGLFCFPENPDAELAHQLDIRGVSSNMVQQQTQLIAFRHTFSHYHLDITPILVDLSKQPNVIMEGSKGLWYNLSQPEEIGLAAPVKQLLESLPFELQS, encoded by the coding sequence GTGACCCCATTTGCCAGTGCCATCTTAGATTGGTACGAAAACTATGGACGTAAGAGCCTACCTTGGCAGCAAGATAAAACTGCTTATAGCGTATGGCTATCAGAAATCATGTTGCAGCAAACTCAAGTTGCGACCGTGATTCCCTATTACCAACGGTTTCTAGAGCGCTTTCCGACCGTGGTTGATCTTGCCAATGCAGAGCAAGATGAGGTTCTTCACCTCTGGACCGGTTTAGGTTATTACGCTCGTGCTAGAAACCTGCACAAAGCCGCCAAAATTGTCGCGCAAGAGTATGATGGACAGTTTCCATTAGATATCGAGCAGATGAATGCCCTACCGGGAATCGGCCGATCTACCGCTGCAGCTGTCCTATCATCGGTTTACAAACAGCCTCACGCTATTTTAGATGGCAACGTCAAAAGAACCCTAGCGCGAAGTTTTGCCGTCGAAGGTTGGCCGGGGCAAAAGAAGGTCGAAAACCAACTTTGGCAATACGCCGAAGAACATACACCGGATATCGATGTCGATAAGTATAACCAAGCCATGATGGATATGGGGGCGATGGTCTGTACGCGCAGTAAGCCCAAATGTACATTGTGCCCTGTTGAATCTTATTGCATTGCTAATAAGCAAGGTAACCCACTCGATTATCCAGGTAAAAAACCTAAGAAAGACAAACCAATCAAAGAAACTTGGTTTGTCATGCTGCACTACCAAGGGCAAGTTTGGCTAGAACAACGTCCTCAATCCGGCATTTGGGGAGGTTTGTTCTGCTTCCCTGAAAATCCAGATGCAGAGCTTGCGCATCAGCTTGATATTCGAGGAGTGTCCTCGAATATGGTTCAGCAGCAAACTCAGTTGATTGCCTTTCGCCACACCTTTAGCCATTACCACCTCGATATCACACCAATTTTGGTAGACCTATCAAAGCAACCTAATGTGATAATGGAAGGAAGCAAAGGTCTTTGGTATAACTTATCGCAACCTGAAGAGATTGGCTTAGCCGCACCAGTAAAACAGTTACTGGAAAGCTTACCATTCGAACTTCAAAGCTAA
- the trmB gene encoding tRNA (guanosine(46)-N7)-methyltransferase TrmB codes for MSEVTTNEYNEDGKLIRKVRSFVRREGRLTKGQENAMNECWPTMGIDYQEQLLDWKEVFGNDNPVVLEIGFGMGASLVEMAKNAPEKNFIGIEVHSPGVGACLSDARDAGITNLRVMCHDAVEVFANMIPDSSLATLQLFFPDPWHKKRHHKRRIVQLDFAEMVRQKLIEGEGIFHMATDWENYAEHMIEVMNEAPGYENIAEQGDFVPRPDERPLTKFEARGHRLGHGVWDIKFKRVK; via the coding sequence ATGAGTGAAGTGACCACTAACGAGTACAACGAAGACGGTAAACTGATACGCAAAGTTCGCAGCTTTGTTCGACGCGAAGGTCGTTTGACCAAGGGTCAAGAAAACGCGATGAATGAGTGCTGGCCGACTATGGGTATTGATTACCAAGAACAGCTTCTTGATTGGAAAGAAGTGTTTGGTAATGATAACCCTGTCGTTCTAGAAATTGGTTTTGGTATGGGCGCATCGCTAGTAGAAATGGCGAAAAACGCTCCTGAGAAGAACTTCATCGGTATTGAAGTGCATAGTCCAGGCGTTGGTGCATGTCTTTCAGATGCGCGTGATGCAGGCATTACTAACCTGCGCGTAATGTGTCACGATGCGGTAGAAGTTTTCGCTAACATGATTCCTGACAGCAGCTTAGCGACTCTACAGCTATTCTTCCCAGACCCATGGCACAAAAAGCGTCACCACAAGCGTCGTATCGTTCAGTTAGACTTTGCTGAGATGGTTCGTCAGAAGCTTATCGAAGGTGAAGGTATCTTCCACATGGCAACAGACTGGGAGAACTACGCTGAGCATATGATTGAAGTGATGAATGAAGCGCCAGGTTACGAAAATATTGCTGAACAAGGCGATTTTGTCCCTCGTCCAGATGAGCGCCCGCTAACAAAATTTGAAGCACGTGGTCACCGTTTAGGTCACGGCGTTTGGGATATTAAGTTTAAGCGCGTAAAATAA
- the glsB gene encoding glutaminase B yields MKPTQQILQEILEEVRPLIGQGKVANYIPALAKVPASKFGIAVFTNQGEVIKAGDADEAFSIQSISKALSLTLAMCLYKPEEIWARVGKEPSGQAFNSLIQLEMEQGIPRNPFINAGAIVVADLLNSRLSAPRQRLLEFVRQLSGDTHICYDKIVAASEMMHSDRNAAIAYLMRSFGNFENEVIPVLNNYFHACALKMSCVDLAKTFSYLANKGTSVQTGKPVITPMQTKQLNALLATCGLYDGAGEFAYRVGMPGKSGVGGGIMAVVPGEMTIAVWSPELDPSGNSLAGTKALELLAERIGRSIF; encoded by the coding sequence ATGAAACCGACACAACAAATATTACAAGAGATTTTAGAAGAGGTTCGTCCACTTATCGGTCAAGGTAAGGTTGCTAACTACATTCCTGCCTTGGCGAAAGTCCCAGCTTCAAAGTTTGGTATTGCTGTTTTTACCAATCAAGGTGAAGTGATCAAAGCGGGCGATGCTGATGAAGCATTTTCTATTCAATCAATCTCCAAAGCGCTCAGCCTGACACTAGCGATGTGTTTGTATAAGCCTGAAGAAATTTGGGCTCGTGTGGGTAAAGAGCCTTCAGGCCAAGCATTTAACTCTCTTATTCAGCTTGAAATGGAGCAGGGCATTCCTCGCAATCCGTTTATCAATGCCGGAGCCATTGTTGTGGCGGATTTGCTTAATAGTCGCTTGTCGGCTCCTCGCCAGCGTTTATTGGAGTTTGTTCGCCAGTTGTCTGGTGATACTCATATCTGTTACGACAAGATTGTGGCCGCTTCAGAGATGATGCACAGCGACCGCAATGCGGCAATTGCCTACCTAATGCGCTCGTTTGGTAACTTTGAAAATGAAGTCATCCCTGTACTAAACAACTATTTCCACGCGTGTGCACTTAAGATGAGCTGTGTCGATTTGGCAAAAACCTTTAGCTACCTTGCTAACAAAGGAACTTCAGTTCAGACCGGAAAGCCAGTCATTACACCAATGCAAACCAAGCAGCTGAATGCTTTGCTCGCGACCTGTGGTCTATACGATGGGGCCGGTGAGTTTGCCTACCGAGTGGGTATGCCAGGAAAGTCGGGTGTCGGTGGTGGCATTATGGCCGTTGTTCCGGGCGAAATGACGATCGCTGTTTGGTCACCAGAACTGGATCCATCAGGTAACTCTTTAGCAGGAACCAAAGCGCTAGAACTGTTAGCAGAGCGTATTGGGCGATCGATTTTTTAG
- the hemW gene encoding radical SAM family heme chaperone HemW, protein MNQLIPPALSLYVHIPWCVQKCPYCDFNSHALKADIPEQEYIAALLQDLDADIERYQIADNQRQLHSIFIGGGTPSLISAQGIADLLQGIEARIPFKSDIEITMEANPGTIEAERFAGYQKAGVTRISVGVQSFEQQKLERLGRIHGQDEAVNAAKLAHKIGLNSFNLDLMHGLPDQSVDQALNDLEKAIELDPPHLSWYQLTIEPNTMFYYKQPTLPDDDDLWDIFELGHKKLADAGYVQYEISGYSKPGYQCQHNLNYWRFGDYLGIGCGSHGKISFADGRIVRTTKIKHPKGYLAAYDNMVKPYLNSEQEVAYEDRPFEFFMNRFRLIEACPKQDFLDTTGLGFAAIQETIDWAIEMSYIDESDTHWQITEKGKLFLNDLLEAFMVEE, encoded by the coding sequence ATGAACCAGTTAATTCCACCAGCACTGAGCCTTTATGTACACATCCCTTGGTGTGTACAAAAGTGCCCTTATTGCGACTTTAACTCACACGCGCTCAAAGCGGATATTCCAGAACAAGAGTACATCGCAGCCCTACTACAGGATTTAGATGCAGATATTGAGCGCTACCAGATTGCAGACAATCAGCGCCAACTGCACTCGATTTTTATTGGTGGCGGAACGCCAAGTCTAATTTCAGCCCAAGGGATCGCAGACTTGTTGCAAGGTATCGAGGCACGAATCCCATTCAAGTCAGACATCGAAATCACAATGGAAGCCAACCCCGGAACCATAGAAGCAGAGCGTTTTGCTGGCTACCAAAAGGCGGGGGTGACTCGAATATCTGTGGGTGTACAAAGTTTTGAGCAGCAGAAACTAGAACGGCTTGGACGTATTCACGGCCAAGATGAAGCGGTAAATGCTGCTAAGCTTGCCCACAAAATTGGCCTTAACAGCTTTAACCTCGATCTTATGCATGGCCTACCGGATCAGTCTGTTGATCAAGCACTTAACGATCTGGAAAAGGCGATCGAGCTCGATCCCCCCCACTTATCTTGGTATCAGTTGACGATCGAGCCAAACACCATGTTCTACTACAAGCAGCCAACTTTGCCTGACGACGATGATTTGTGGGATATCTTTGAGTTAGGGCATAAAAAGTTAGCTGACGCAGGCTATGTGCAGTACGAGATTTCAGGCTACAGCAAACCCGGTTATCAATGTCAGCACAATCTCAACTACTGGCGCTTTGGTGACTATCTAGGCATTGGCTGCGGCTCACACGGTAAAATAAGCTTTGCTGATGGTCGTATTGTACGTACCACCAAGATTAAGCACCCTAAGGGCTATCTTGCAGCGTACGATAATATGGTTAAGCCTTATCTCAACAGCGAACAAGAAGTCGCTTATGAGGATCGCCCTTTCGAGTTCTTTATGAACCGCTTCCGCCTGATAGAAGCGTGCCCTAAACAAGACTTCTTAGATACGACTGGACTTGGCTTTGCAGCAATTCAAGAAACCATAGACTGGGCTATTGAAATGAGCTACATCGACGAGAGTGACACTCACTGGCAAATCACCGAGAAAGGCAAACTGTTCCTCAACGACTTACTAGAAGCCTTTATGGTGGAAGAGTAG
- a CDS encoding XTP/dITP diphosphatase, translating into MKSNKIVLATGNQGKVREMADLLSDFGFDVVAQSEFNVSEVAETGTTFIENAIIKARHAAKETGLAAIADDSGLEVDFLKGAPGIYSARYAGEDASDQQNLEKLLEAMKDVPEEQRTARFHCVLVLMRHENDPTPIVCHGKWEGRILTKAHGENGFGYDPVFFVPEDNCASAELEPARKKQLSHRGKALKQLFATLSEQAV; encoded by the coding sequence ATGAAAAGCAATAAGATTGTTCTAGCGACCGGTAACCAAGGCAAAGTACGCGAAATGGCAGATTTACTGTCTGACTTTGGTTTTGATGTTGTTGCTCAAAGCGAGTTCAATGTGTCTGAAGTAGCAGAGACAGGAACGACATTCATTGAAAACGCTATTATCAAAGCGCGTCATGCTGCTAAAGAAACTGGGCTTGCCGCTATCGCCGATGATTCCGGTCTTGAAGTCGACTTTCTAAAGGGTGCGCCTGGTATCTACTCGGCTCGTTATGCAGGCGAAGACGCAAGCGATCAACAGAATCTAGAAAAACTGCTTGAAGCCATGAAAGATGTCCCTGAAGAACAACGCACTGCTCGCTTTCACTGCGTGCTAGTTCTGATGCGTCATGAAAACGACCCAACCCCGATCGTCTGTCACGGCAAATGGGAAGGCCGCATCTTAACTAAAGCACATGGCGAGAATGGCTTTGGCTACGACCCGGTATTCTTTGTCCCTGAAGATAATTGCGCTTCGGCAGAGCTAGAGCCTGCACGTAAAAAGCAGCTTTCGCACCGCGGCAAAGCATTAAAACAGCTTTTTGCGACGCTATCTGAGCAAGCGGTCTAG
- a CDS encoding DUF4426 domain-containing protein: protein MKQWITLILATALALPAWAGQFKTIKDVEVHYSAFNSTFLTPQVARSYKLKRNGYSAILNISVLDNSQVGKPAITAELSGSAKNLIGQTRELSFREVKEGSAIYYLAEFPISDEEQLTFNIDVSAGNKGAGALKFTQKFYVEE, encoded by the coding sequence ATGAAACAATGGATCACTCTTATTCTTGCTACAGCCCTAGCCCTACCTGCATGGGCAGGTCAGTTTAAAACGATTAAAGATGTTGAAGTACATTATTCAGCCTTTAACTCAACCTTTTTAACCCCTCAAGTCGCGCGCAGTTACAAACTCAAACGTAACGGTTACTCAGCTATTCTCAATATTAGCGTGTTAGATAACTCTCAAGTGGGCAAACCTGCGATCACCGCAGAGCTTTCTGGCAGCGCGAAAAACCTGATTGGTCAAACGCGCGAACTCAGCTTCCGCGAAGTGAAAGAAGGCAGTGCTATTTACTATCTTGCTGAGTTTCCAATCTCAGACGAAGAGCAACTCACCTTCAACATTGACGTTAGCGCTGGTAATAAAGGCGCAGGGGCATTAAAGTTCACCCAAAAATTTTATGTCGAAGAATAG
- the yggU gene encoding DUF167 family protein YggU has protein sequence MSQAAWFDGEDLVIRLYIQPKASRDKIVGQHGEELKIAITAPPVDGKANAHLSKYLAKQFKVAKGLITIEKGELGRHKQVRISSPSQIPNEIEAIL, from the coding sequence ATGTCACAAGCAGCTTGGTTTGATGGTGAAGACCTTGTTATTCGGCTCTATATTCAGCCGAAAGCAAGTCGAGATAAGATTGTAGGTCAACACGGCGAGGAGCTGAAAATAGCGATTACAGCGCCTCCTGTCGATGGTAAAGCCAACGCTCATCTGAGTAAGTATCTCGCCAAGCAATTTAAGGTGGCAAAGGGATTAATAACAATAGAAAAAGGCGAGCTGGGCAGACATAAACAAGTCCGAATCAGCTCTCCATCCCAAATACCTAACGAGATAGAAGCCATCCTATGA
- a CDS encoding YggT family protein, with the protein MNSMSFLISTLFDLYIMVVILRIWLQAARADFYNPFSQFIVKATQPVIAPLRRVIPSVGSIDLATLLFAYVLCVLKFVALILIASNGSVSFSADFLFLGLLSLAKAAGGLLFWVLLIRAILSWVSQGRSPIEYVFHQLTEPMLAPIRRIIPAMGGFDLSVLVLFIALQFANFLMGDLIGPIWFQL; encoded by the coding sequence ATGAATTCAATGAGTTTTCTGATTTCCACCCTGTTTGATCTCTACATCATGGTGGTGATCTTACGTATTTGGTTACAAGCTGCCCGTGCAGACTTCTATAACCCGTTTTCGCAATTTATCGTCAAGGCTACTCAACCAGTGATTGCACCGCTACGTCGTGTCATCCCTTCTGTCGGCAGCATTGATTTAGCGACTCTGCTATTTGCTTATGTGCTTTGTGTGCTTAAATTTGTCGCGCTTATTTTAATCGCTTCAAATGGCTCCGTTTCATTCAGTGCTGACTTCCTATTCTTAGGTCTATTGTCATTGGCCAAAGCAGCAGGCGGCTTATTGTTCTGGGTGCTATTAATCCGCGCAATTCTAAGCTGGGTGAGCCAAGGCCGTAGCCCGATTGAGTATGTTTTCCATCAGCTAACAGAGCCTATGCTAGCGCCGATTCGTCGCATTATTCCTGCGATGGGTGGCTTTGACCTAAGCGTACTGGTTCTGTTTATTGCGCTACAGTTTGCCAATTTCTTGATGGGTGACCTGATCGGCCCTATCTGGTTCCAACTATAA
- the proC gene encoding pyrroline-5-carboxylate reductase: MEHKKIAFIGAGNMVKAIVSGLVADGYPAEIITATAPSETRRVPLEQEFGIRTTDDNTQAAQQADVVVLSVKPQMMEEVCKPLQNIDWSQKLVISIAAGIQSARFDQMLDCELNLVRVMPNTPSQLGLGMSGLYAPTKVSQQDKAFAAALMESCGKVCWVEQESGINNIIAAAGSAPAYFFLFMEAMQAEAIAQGFDKQTARLLVQQSALGAASMVEGNPDTELSTLRENVTSKGGTTAEALRTFNQHQLSDIVAKAMQAAVSRAEEMEKLF; the protein is encoded by the coding sequence ATGGAACATAAGAAAATTGCCTTTATCGGCGCAGGAAACATGGTAAAAGCCATAGTGTCGGGCTTAGTGGCTGATGGTTATCCAGCGGAGATAATTACAGCGACTGCACCATCAGAGACACGCCGAGTGCCTTTAGAGCAAGAGTTTGGTATTCGTACCACCGATGACAACACCCAAGCGGCGCAGCAAGCAGACGTTGTCGTACTGTCAGTAAAACCTCAAATGATGGAAGAAGTGTGTAAACCACTGCAAAACATCGACTGGTCACAAAAACTGGTGATTTCCATTGCTGCTGGTATTCAAAGTGCTCGCTTTGACCAAATGCTTGATTGTGAACTTAACCTTGTACGCGTCATGCCGAACACGCCTTCGCAACTCGGGTTAGGTATGAGTGGCCTTTATGCGCCAACAAAAGTATCGCAGCAAGATAAAGCCTTCGCCGCCGCGCTGATGGAATCATGCGGCAAAGTATGCTGGGTTGAACAAGAATCTGGCATCAACAATATTATTGCGGCGGCCGGCAGCGCCCCTGCGTATTTCTTCTTGTTCATGGAAGCGATGCAAGCTGAAGCCATCGCTCAAGGTTTTGATAAACAAACGGCTCGCTTGCTGGTGCAACAATCGGCTCTTGGCGCTGCTAGCATGGTTGAAGGTAATCCCGATACTGAACTTTCAACCCTGCGTGAGAACGTGACTTCAAAAGGTGGCACCACCGCAGAAGCACTACGAACATTCAACCAACATCAACTTTCAGATATAGTAGCCAAAGCGATGCAAGCCGCGGTTTCACGCGCTGAAGAGATGGAAAAATTATTTTAA
- a CDS encoding YggS family pyridoxal phosphate-dependent enzyme — MTSIQQNIEQITSQIEGAQQKCGRGRDTVQLLAVSKTKPVEAILEAAQAGQVSFGENYVQEGANKVEYFAEHHPQLELEWHFIGPIQSNKSRHVAENFAWVHTVDRAKIAKRLNEQRPDDMAPIQVLIQVNTSGEDSKSGINDDEIFELAELISSLPNLTLRGLMSIPANVSDYASQLDAFTQLAQLKEKLAQRFPEQNIDTLSMGMSGDMQAAIEAGSTMVRIGTAIFGARDYSNKA; from the coding sequence ATGACTAGTATTCAACAAAACATTGAACAGATCACCTCACAGATTGAGGGCGCACAACAAAAGTGTGGACGCGGTCGAGACACAGTGCAACTTCTGGCAGTAAGTAAAACTAAGCCAGTCGAGGCAATTTTAGAGGCAGCTCAAGCCGGGCAAGTCTCTTTTGGCGAGAACTATGTGCAGGAAGGCGCAAACAAAGTCGAGTATTTTGCCGAGCACCATCCACAGTTAGAGCTTGAGTGGCACTTTATCGGTCCAATCCAGTCCAATAAATCACGCCATGTTGCTGAGAACTTTGCTTGGGTTCATACCGTTGATAGAGCCAAGATTGCTAAGCGTCTCAACGAGCAACGACCTGATGATATGGCACCAATACAAGTGCTGATCCAAGTCAACACCAGCGGCGAAGATTCGAAATCAGGCATCAATGATGATGAAATCTTTGAGCTAGCAGAGTTGATTTCTAGCCTGCCCAACCTCACTTTAAGAGGATTGATGTCAATTCCGGCTAACGTATCAGACTATGCCTCACAGCTAGACGCCTTTACTCAGCTAGCTCAACTCAAAGAGAAGCTTGCGCAACGTTTTCCAGAGCAAAACATCGATACTTTATCAATGGGGATGAGCGGCGATATGCAAGCAGCAATTGAAGCTGGCAGTACTATGGTACGCATCGGCACAGCAATATTTGGCGCACGAGATTACAGTAATAAAGCGTAA